One window from the genome of Streptomyces sp. WZ-12 encodes:
- a CDS encoding MFS transporter: MSGLLRRHRDFRLLWCGESAGRFGAAVTGVAMPLTAVAALRADTFAVGLLSACGWLPWLLIGLPVGVWVDRKRRRPLMLGAAALSAAVFTAVPVVAWCGGLSIGLLTGAALLSGAAAVVFQTAYSAYLPGLLAPADQPEGNAKLHGSASAAQLVGQGAGGFLVQRAGAANGLLANAATFLVSVLCLLGIRHREPRPDAGERPARPLRAEVTEGLRLVAGDVWLRTLTLFGAASNLALMGYQSILPVFLVREVGLPPGTVGTLLAVAGTGGVAGAFAARRAAARIGTARASLLFELGLPITALLIPLTTAGPGAALFVVGSFGVSAGVVGGNVLKAGFQQAYCSPALLGRVTASAAFLNYGTLPLGALLGGALGAALGVRTALWITTAGVPLAALILLASPLRTARDLPTRHHPRRPEAARAADDLLASP; the protein is encoded by the coding sequence ATGAGCGGTCTGCTCCGGCGCCACCGCGACTTCCGACTGCTGTGGTGCGGCGAGAGCGCGGGAAGGTTCGGCGCCGCGGTCACCGGGGTGGCGATGCCGCTGACCGCCGTCGCCGCCCTGCGCGCCGACACCTTCGCCGTCGGGCTGTTGAGCGCCTGCGGCTGGCTGCCCTGGCTGCTGATCGGGCTGCCGGTCGGCGTCTGGGTGGACCGAAAGCGCCGCCGGCCCCTGATGCTGGGCGCCGCGGCGCTCTCGGCCGCGGTGTTCACCGCCGTCCCCGTCGTCGCCTGGTGCGGCGGGCTGAGCATCGGCCTGCTGACCGGCGCGGCCCTGCTGAGCGGCGCCGCGGCGGTGGTCTTCCAGACCGCCTACAGCGCCTACCTCCCCGGGCTGCTGGCCCCCGCCGACCAGCCCGAGGGCAACGCCAAGCTGCACGGCAGCGCCTCGGCGGCGCAGCTCGTCGGCCAGGGCGCGGGCGGCTTCCTGGTCCAACGAGCCGGCGCCGCCAACGGGTTGCTCGCCAATGCCGCCACCTTCCTGGTCTCCGTCCTCTGCCTGCTCGGCATCCGGCACCGCGAACCCCGCCCGGACGCCGGCGAGCGTCCCGCGCGGCCGCTGCGCGCCGAGGTCACCGAGGGGCTGCGCCTGGTGGCCGGGGACGTCTGGCTGCGCACCCTGACCCTCTTCGGCGCCGCCTCCAACCTCGCCCTGATGGGATACCAGTCGATCCTGCCGGTCTTCCTGGTCCGCGAGGTCGGGCTGCCGCCGGGCACCGTCGGCACCCTGCTGGCGGTGGCCGGCACCGGCGGCGTCGCGGGCGCCTTCGCCGCCCGCCGCGCCGCCGCCCGGATCGGCACCGCCCGCGCCAGCCTGCTCTTCGAACTCGGCCTGCCGATAACGGCGTTGCTCATCCCGCTCACCACCGCGGGGCCCGGTGCCGCGCTGTTCGTCGTCGGCAGCTTCGGCGTCTCCGCCGGCGTGGTCGGCGGCAACGTTCTCAAGGCCGGCTTCCAACAGGCGTACTGTTCGCCCGCCCTGCTCGGCCGGGTGACCGCCAGCGCCGCCTTCCTCAACTACGGCACGCTGCCGCTGGGTGCCCTGCTCGGCGGCGCCCTCGGTGCCGCGCTGGGCGTCCGCACGGCCCTGTGGATCACCACCGCCGGCGTCCCGCTGGCCGCCCTGATCCTCCTCGCCTCACCGCTTCGCACCGCCCGCGACCTGCCGACCCGCCACCACCCGCGGCGGCCGGAGGCGGCTCGGGCCGCTGATGATCTGCTCGCGTCGCCCTGA
- a CDS encoding DMT family transporter translates to MTVILLALAAACCLGTGFVLQQLAAQHAPPQDYLSLRLLLDLVRMPRWVAGIALMVAGMALGAVALGMGDLTLVEPLMATNLLFAMALARRISRQRLGRTGWAGLALLAGGVTLFIVAGQPHGGRNSEVGQLAQWLIMGSVLSVALVLAAVAKRERTHISLEAALLGVAAGLLYGLQDALTRISGLRFTAGGWRELLTSWQPYAIVVLGVVALVMVQSAFESAPLRMSLPALTAAQPLAGIICGVGFLGDRLRVTPGALAFEAAGIAAVVTGIVLIGSHPLMPPGARGAEGAHELQPR, encoded by the coding sequence GTGACGGTGATCCTGCTCGCCCTTGCCGCGGCATGCTGTCTGGGCACCGGGTTCGTCCTCCAGCAGCTCGCGGCGCAGCACGCCCCGCCCCAGGACTACCTCTCGCTGCGGCTGCTGCTCGACCTGGTCCGGATGCCCCGTTGGGTGGCCGGGATCGCGTTGATGGTGGCGGGGATGGCGCTGGGCGCGGTGGCGCTGGGGATGGGCGACCTCACGCTGGTCGAGCCGCTGATGGCGACCAATCTGCTGTTCGCGATGGCGCTGGCGCGGCGGATCTCCCGGCAGCGGTTGGGCCGCACCGGCTGGGCCGGGCTGGCGCTGCTGGCCGGCGGGGTGACCCTGTTCATCGTGGCCGGGCAGCCGCACGGCGGGCGGAACAGCGAGGTGGGACAGCTCGCCCAGTGGCTGATCATGGGCAGCGTGCTGTCGGTCGCCCTGGTGCTGGCGGCGGTCGCCAAGCGGGAACGGACGCACATCAGCCTGGAGGCCGCGCTGCTGGGGGTGGCGGCCGGGCTGCTGTACGGGTTGCAGGACGCGCTGACCCGGATCAGCGGCCTCCGCTTCACCGCGGGCGGCTGGCGCGAACTCCTCACCAGTTGGCAGCCGTACGCGATCGTGGTGCTCGGGGTGGTGGCGCTGGTGATGGTGCAGAGCGCGTTCGAGTCGGCGCCGCTGCGGATGTCGCTGCCGGCGCTGACCGCCGCCCAGCCGTTGGCCGGGATCATCTGCGGCGTGGGTTTTCTGGGCGACCGGTTGCGGGTGACGCCGGGGGCGCTGGCCTTCGAGGCGGCCGGGATCGCCGCGGTGGTGACGGGGATCGTGCTGATCGGCAGCCATCCGCTGATGCCGCCGGGGGCCAGGGGGGCCGAGGGCGCGCACGAACTCCAGCCGCGCTGA
- a CDS encoding helix-turn-helix domain-containing protein, with amino-acid sequence MTHDDVPHDDRSAAPDAPAPSAPRPVRRMDARSLRGLAHPLRMRILELLTLDGPDTATGLARRLGENTGTVSWHLRHLADHDFIEEETGRGTRRERWWRAAAASRQLNTTDFRDDPDARGPLTVYVHEIVQQHFNRVVDYLAEDWGPRWRDAGTLAQWHDLTLTPDQLAALNEELADVVDRHRAAAAGSADRAAQPVIVQLQSFPRRARPDRTPDADGRSDGAGRAGR; translated from the coding sequence ATGACCCACGACGACGTGCCGCACGACGACCGGTCGGCCGCGCCCGACGCCCCCGCGCCCTCCGCGCCGCGCCCCGTCCGACGGATGGACGCCCGCAGCCTGCGCGGCCTCGCCCACCCGCTGCGGATGCGCATCCTGGAGTTGCTGACCCTGGACGGCCCGGACACCGCCACCGGCCTGGCCCGCCGGCTCGGCGAGAACACCGGCACGGTGAGCTGGCACCTGCGCCACCTCGCCGACCACGACTTCATCGAGGAGGAGACCGGCCGCGGCACCCGGCGCGAGCGCTGGTGGCGGGCCGCGGCGGCCTCCCGCCAGCTCAACACCACCGACTTCCGCGACGATCCGGACGCCCGCGGCCCGCTCACCGTCTACGTCCACGAGATCGTCCAGCAGCACTTCAACCGGGTCGTCGACTACCTCGCCGAGGACTGGGGGCCGCGGTGGCGGGACGCCGGCACCCTCGCCCAGTGGCATGACCTGACCCTGACGCCCGATCAACTGGCCGCCTTGAACGAGGAGTTGGCGGACGTCGTGGACCGGCACCGGGCCGCCGCCGCGGGCTCGGCCGACCGCGCCGCGCAGCCCGTCATCGTCCAGCTCCAGTCCTTCCCCCGCAGGGCGCGCCCGGACCGCACCCCGGATGCCGACGGCCGGTCGGACGGCGCCGGTCGGGCCGGGCGATGA